TCTCGGACCTGAGTTCATCAGCCGAATATCGTTTGCCATCTTAGACAGACCGATTGCACAGGTCTTAAGAGAAGAAGATACCACGGAAAATCCCTCAATATTTTGTGTTCCGTCCACCATGTCTTCACAGCGTTTAAGAGGCAGTCCGCTTACTTCACTCAAGGTCGGTACAATATGCTCTGCGTAATATTCGGTGGTATTGATTCCGGTTCCGATAGCGGTTGCTCCCATATTGATGGTAAGCATTTCTTTTATAGCTTCTTGAATACGGATTTTGTCTCTCTCAACAGCCGATGCGTACGCATGGAATTCCTGACCCAATGTAATCGGTACAGCATCCATCAGCTGGGTTCTTCCGATCTTTACCACATCATAAAATTCCTCGCTCTTATCTATCAGCCCACGATATAATTCGTCCAGTTTCTCTGCAAGCAGCAGACCTGTTCTATACAAAGACATCTTTATAGAGGTAGGATATACGTCATTTGTAGACTGAGATTCATTTACATGGTCATTTGGATGACAATACTGATATTCACCTTTTTGTTTTCCCAGAATTTCCAGGGCAATATTTGCAATGACCTCATTGGCATTCATATTAGTAGAAGTTCCGGCTCCACCCTGAATCTGATCTAAAATGAACTGGTCGTGAAATTTGCCGTTTAAAATTTCATCGCATGCCTTTATGATGGCTTCTGCAATAGTTTTATCCAAGGTTCCTGCCTTTTCGTTGGCCATGGCACAAGCTTTCTTTATTTCCGCTAAAGTCCTAATCTGTACTTCAGGAGTTTTCTTCCCTGTAATATTGAAATTTTCCTTTGCGCGCAAGGTCTGCACACCATAATATGCTTCCGCAGGCACTTTCTTCTCACCCACTGAGTCTGTTTCAAAACGATAGTCCATAATTTTTCCCCCACATTCCTTGTACATTGCTTATTATAGCATATTTAAATTTATACGAGTTAAGATATTTATCCTCTTAACCGGTTGACTTATCTTTATTTGTATTCTACAATACGATTATGACATATTCAAATACTTATATTATTATATGTATTATAACTTTTTAGTTATAATACGAGGAGGTCTTTCCTTATGTTTGCTAAAAAAGATTTAATCTATACTATTTATAAAGAAAAAAGCTTTTCTAAAGCTGCCGAGGCTCTGTATATTTCTCAGCCTTCCCTGAGCGCCATGGTCAAAAAAGTCGAAGCCAAAATCGGAGAACCGATCTTCGACCGCAGCACCAATCCCATTCAGCTCACCGAAACAGGGAAAAAATATATGGCGTGCTGTGAAAATATCAAAAAAACAGAAGAAGCGTTTCTGAACTATTTAAACGATACCCACGAGCTTAAAACAGGCTCCCTGTCTCTGGGCAGCAATCATCTATTTATGGCTCACGTCCTTCCGAAGCTGATCCAGATCTTTGTAAACCGATACCCGCTTATCACCTTGAACCTGATAGATTCACACAGCCACGATCTGGAGAAAAAGCTGCTGGAGGGGGATCTGGATCTGATCATCGATAACAAAGAGCTCAGCTCGGACATGTATGAAAAATTCTTTCTGGGAACAGAATTTTTGCTGCTGGCTGTTCCCAGAAAGTTAGAAGTAAACGACCGCCTGAAACCGTATCAACTGACCTATGAGGATATCCAGCATAACAAGCATATCCATAATGAACAGATTCTGCCCACGCCTTTATCCTGCTTTGCGGATCTTCCTTTCGTACTGATGCACGAGGGAAATGATACCAGAACCCGGGCAGACAATATTTTCTTAAGACAGGCTGTCAAGCCCAAGATTCTTTTCGAGCTCAATCAATTAGCCACCGTATACAATCTTATTTCCATAGGGCTTGGCATATCCTTTATCAGCGATACTCTGATAAAGCGCTCCCCCGCCATGCAGGATCAATTATACTTCTACCAGATCGACGATCCCGATACGAAACGAAACGTATTCTTTCATTCTAAGAAGAACAGGTATGTGACAAAAGCCATGGAGGAATTTATCAAAATCAGCAAAGAATACAGCCCCCTGTCCAGCTCTGCGGAATAAAAAACACAGTCCATTCCAAGACCTTCTATGGAAAAGCAAAGCAGGGTCTGCTGAAATTTCAGTAAGCCCTGCTTGTCAAATTCTTTTTATAAGATTTTAGTACGTTATGTCATTGAGCAGCATAACACCGTCGGTTAATATCTTCATGCCCTTTAAGTTTTTATTGTATGCTGTAAAGCTTTCTTCAGAATATAAAGGAATCAGGTTTACATTTTCAAAGATATGCATCTGCGCATCTCCAATTTTTTTCGTTCTTTCATTGGTATCAATAGTGGATGCAATATCCTTTACCATACTCTTATACGCTTCCGTATTTCCCGGAGCATTCGGATCACGATAGCAATTGTTGAGCACTAATATCGGTTCAGCCCAAGACAGCCATTCAATACCTGTGTCATATTTATTATCTCCAATTTTCTGATTGACATAGTTCCAGTCGATGGCTTCAATATTCATTTTAAAGCCTACTGTTTTCAGCTGTTCCGCAAGGATTTCCGGAATAGTGGTGGAATTTGTCCAAGCATACCAGGTAAAGGCCAGGTCTTTTCCGTTCTTTTCACGGATTCCATCCCCATTGGTATCTTTCCAGCCTGCTTCGTCTAACAGCTTCTTTGCCTTCTCAGGATCGTTGGAAAGATTTGTCTTGAACCAGTCCTTCGCATCCGGTGAGAAGTTCTGCACGGAATCATAAATGATGGAGTATGCCGGACTGATGATGCCGTTCATTGCTTTTGCCAGAGACTCTCGGTCAAGGGACAGAGCCAATGCTTTACGCACATTGATGTCCGAAAACACAGGAGAATCCGTATTCATTTCGAAGTAGTCGATATTCGGATAAGAAGTCTTTTTGATTACAACAGAATCGCTCTTTTCCAGATCTTTTCTCTGATCATCTGTGCTTAATGAGGCGATGATGTCCGTCGTACCATTCTTTAACTCTTCTGTTGCCGTGAATTTTTCCTCATTGAAATGAACGGAAACAGTCTTGAATTTTGCAGGGCCTTTATTCTCTACCAGCGGATTGGCACACTTATAGCCGTCGTTCCTTACCAATTTTACTTCGGACCCTGAGATATAACCGTTTTCAGCCAGACTATACAGCCCATAAGGATGACATCCCCACATCAGCTTTTTGTCGTTCATGGAATCCAGCTCGTCTTTTGGTATAACTACAATAAATCCTGAACACAGATAATACAGCATATCAGATTTAAATGAACTCAAATGCAGCGTTACCTGTCTGCCGTTTACATCCATGGACTGGATGTTATCATACCCTTCTGCATACGGACTTACCTTAAGACCATGCTCAATAGAAGCCACTACGTCTTCCGGCTCTACCTGCTTTCCTGTAGAGAACTTCATGCCTTCCGGCACGTTGAAGGTGGCTGTTTTCCCGTCCTCGCTTACCTGCCAGTCTGTGCAGACATTATCTACCACCGTGTTTGTTTCAGCATCCCACTGAAAAAGAGCTTCCGCAGCAAGACTCTGAACCGAGGCAGTACTGTCAAGCTGGAAAACATCCAGACCATACCACTCGCTGTCCACAATAGACAGTCCGTCCTTTTGTGCTTTGTCATTTCCGCTGCCGTTGCCGCCGCAGGCAGTCATGCTGACTACCAAGGCAGCAATCAAACTTAATGCCAATAACTTTTTCTTCATTTTTTCCCTCCTCGCCAAAAGGCAAATTACTTTAGTGAAAACGGTTATTACAGATCCAATGGATGAAAACATGCAATCTGATGGTTCTTATTTACCAGAACCGTTTCCGGTTCTTCATTTTTGCATTCTTCGGTGGCATACTTGCATCTGTCGCTGAATCTGCATCCCCCGCCAAGGTTGATCAGACTGCCCGGATCTCCCTTAATGACCTCCTTCTTGTTGTTGCGCTGTTTCGGGTCCAGGATAGGCGACGCATCCAGAAGAGCCTTTGTATAAGGGTGCTTGGCAATTTCTTTGGTGGGGCCGCACTCCACCAGCTTTCCCAGATACATCACGGCAATTCGGTCGCTTATATACTTGATGACATTCAAATCATGGGCAATGATCAGATAGGTCAGGTGCAGCTGTTCCTGCAGGTCCAGAAGCAGGTTCAGGATCTGTGCCTGTACGGATACATCAAGAGCGCTGGTAGGTTCATCCAGTATCATGACTTTAGGATTTAATGCCAGTGCTCTGGCAATGGCTATTCGTTGAAGCTGTCCTCCCGAAAGCTGGTGGGGATAGCTGTCCAAATACCGTTGATCCATCTTTACCATATCTAAAACATCCCTGGCTTTTTTTCTTGCTTCCGCTTTGGATACGCCGTGGATGATCATGGGCCGCATAATGGAGCTCTCTACTGTCTGTCTCGGATTCAGATTAGAAGCAGGATCCTGAAAGACGACAGCGACTTCACTGTGGAGCTTTCTCATGTCCTTTGAGGTGGCAGAGGATAGATTGATGCCGTCCACAAGGATACTGCCTCCCGTCATTTTGGACAGGCTGAGAATCACTCTGGCCAATGTGGTCTTGCCGCTGCCGGATTCTCCCACCAGACCGACGATTTCTCCCTCATGGATATCCAGTGTAATATCATCTACCGCCTTGACATAGGTGGTCTGTTTTTTTATAAGACCTTTTTCAATACGAAAGTATTTTTTCAGGCCGTCCAGTTTAATCATTACGTTCTGTTCCATACTACTTTTTTTCGTCCTTTCCGGCAAGATAACAACGGCAGAAGTGATCCCCTTGAATATTCACTACAGGAGGATCCTCCTGAAAGCATTTTTCCAAAGCATACGGACACCGGTTCGCAAATCTGCATCCCGGTTTTTTCTCTGTGATACGCGGCACAGACCCATCTATGGTTTGGAGCCGTATTTCTGCCTTTGTTTTTCTTGGCAGAGCCTGCATCAAAAGCCTTGTATAAGGATGTACTGGATTTTCAAATATTTCAAATACATCTCCGCTTTCCACCATTTCACCGGCATACATGACGCCGATTCGGTCAGCGATTTCTGCTACCAGACCAAAATTGTGGGTAATCAACATAATCGCTGTGTTATATTTTTCTTTTAAGCCTTTCATAATGTCCAGAATCTGTGCTTCAATGGTCACGTCCAGCGCTGTGGTCGGTTCATCTGCAATCAACAGTTCCGGATTGCGGGACAGCATCATGGCGATCATAACACGCTGACGCATACCGCCGGAGAGTTCATGGGGGAAGCTGTTCACCCGCTCATCCGCATCCGGCATCTTTACATCCCGGAACAGATTGACCACACGGTTCCAGGCTTCTCTCTTGTCCACCTTGTCCAGCATAATCGCCTCAGACACCTGACTGCCCACCGTATAGACCGGATTAAGAGAGTCCAGTGGATTCTGAAATATCATGCCTATTTCCTTGCCTCGTATCGCTTCCATCTGTTTTTCACTGCACGTACGCAGATCTTTTCCCTTAAATATAATTTTTCCGGTAATTTCTTCATTTCCACCGGGAAGCAAATTCATAATGCTATGGGCTACCGTGGATTTACCACAGCCCGATTCACCTACAATAGCGAAAATCTCTCCTTTGTTAATTGTGCAGCTCACATCATTGACAGCAGAAAGATAACCGTCCTTTACCCGATAGTCTATGGATAGATGCTCCAGCTTTAATAGTTCTTTACTCATCACTGCCTCCGTTTCTACTGTGATTTCATATGCGGATCAAGGAGGTCCCTGAGACCTTCGCCCATCAGATTAAATCCAAAGGTGATATACACAAGGGCAATGCCCGGGAATAAGCTGAGCCATGGTGCCGTAGTAATGTAATCCAGCCCCATGGAAATGGCAAGTCCCCAATCCGGTGAAGGCGGCTGTGAACCCAGCCCCAGAAAGGACAGGGTCGTCGTGGACAGGATCGTTGCAGGCAGATTCAAGGATACCATGACGATCAGGGATGGTATGATATTGGGCAGGATGTATCGTATCATCAGCGCCGCATTGGTTTCGCCGAAGGCCTTCCCTGTTTCCACAAAGGCCATATTTCGCAGGGAAAGCGTCTTGGATCTCACCGCCCGGGCATAGCTGGCCCAAGCGACCAAAGATATGGCGATGACCGTATTGGTCAGTCCCTTTCCCAGCATCGTTACTACTGCCAAAGCCAGAATCGTTCCCGGAATGCACCAAGTCAGATCTGTCATAAAGGATAGAACTCTGTCCACCCATTTGCCGAAAAATCCGCAGACCAGTCCCACTACTACACCGATGACCAGCTGCAGGATACCGCCCAGAAAGGCCACCCACAGAGCGATACGAGTTCCGTATATGACCTTGGAAAACAGATCCCGCCCCAGATCATCCGTACCGAACCAGTACTTTGCACAAGGTGCGGTAAGCCGATCGGCTACGTTCTGCTGTGTATAATCATAAGGAGCAATCACGTTTGCAAATATTGCTACCAAAATTGCGCTGAGGAGAATCACAAAACCAATCATAAAATTTTTGTTCTTCCAGCATTCATAAAGTGTATCTTTTCCTTTTTTGCTCACGTTAATTTTCCCCCCCGCTTAAAGATGCCCGGATTCTCGGATCCAGCATACCTATGATGATGTCACTCAGCAGGTTGCATATGACAGTAAGGATTGCAATCAACAGTAGTACTGCCTGTACCACCGGCATATCCTGCACGATGATAGAGTTCAGCAGTAAGTTTCCCATACCAGGAAGAGCAAATACCTTTTCGATAACAACGGCTCCTGAAATCAACCACGGAATGGACATGAACACAAGAGTCGTTACCAATATTAACGCATTGCGAAGCACATGCTTAATCATAACGGTCTTTTTGGAAAGCCCCTTCGCATATGCGGTCGTTACGTATTTTTCATTTAATACTTCCAAGACCTCTGTTTTTGTAATACGCAGGGTACCTCCCATGCCGGCCAGCACAATGGTGGCTACCGGTAAAATATAGTTCTGCGGAGTGGAATACCCACTGATCGGCAATATTCTCAGCTGAACTCCAAAGAAAAGAATAAACAATGCACCCAGCCAAAAAGACGGAACCACCGTCATCAGCAGCGAAAAATTCACTGTGAATCGGTCGAACCAGCTGTCCTTTTTCATGGCGCAAAGCAGCCCAAGGGGCAGCGCAATAACAATTTCGAGAATAAGAGCCCAGGTGCACAGCTTGAGGCTGTAGGGTATTCTTTCCCTCATGATTTCCCATACATCGCTTTTATATCGGGTGGATTGTCCAAAATCTCCATGAATCGCGTTGCCCACCCAGTTTTTATATTGTGTTAGGAATGGTTGGTCATAACCGAGCTCATGGGCAATTTCGGCTTTCTTTTCTGCTGACACCTTACGGTCAACCACCATATCTACAGGATTTCCGGGCATCATATACATCAAACTGAACACCAGAAACGAAACAGATATAACCAGAAGCACTCCAAGAGCAATTCGTTTTATAATATAATCTCTGATAATTACATCTCCCTTCTATCAAGCACATTCTGCTTCATTTTTTAACAGACTCGCTGATACATTCTATTATAGCACCTTACAGCCCAGGCCTTTCCGTCTCGGATAAAAAATTCCAATGTGCTGACTCGCTTTTTGGGATCTTTTTCGGAAACGGCAGCGAAAACTGTACCGCCGCAATACTTCAGCAGGGTCTTTGTGCCGCCGTAATCGGCTTTCAATATGCCGTGATCTTGTGTAACAACCGCATGCACGGGAAGCCCCTCCTCAGCTAGAAAGTCCCCGCACAGGATTTCCGGCATAGAAAAGCTTTTTTCGATGGGAACTGCCCATTCATGGCTTTTCTCTAAGGGCAAGCCCAAAATATAATTGTAGCAGACCCACTGGAATTCCTCTACATCTACTTCACTTTCATTGCACAATACGGTTGCGGAATATCCGCTGTCCGTAAATCCGCCTATGGAAGAAACGCCGTGCAGACCGCCGGTATGTTCGCATATAATCTGCCCATCCACTAAGCTTTTCGTCAGGCCAAGGCAATAATACGGCTGTTTCCCTAACGGAAAGCTCTTTCCGATCAGAAGCTCGACGGCTTCCTTGGGCACGACCTGCTTTCCTTCCCACAGACCAAAATCCGACAACATCTTATAATACCGGGTCAGGTCACTGGCTGTCGACTTGACACAGGCACAGCCCCGAAACGGCGGCAGGACGGACCAATTATCATCCTGTATCAGTTTCCCGTCCTCCGTCCGTTCAAAAAGGCTAGTCATGTTGTCTCCAGCCATAGCTTTTGCCTTTTCAGCATCTAAATCCAGCACCGATCGGGTCATGCCCAGCGGTGCAAATATTCGTTCCGACAAAAAATCCTCCAGCGTGATTCCGGATGCCATATCCACCACATAGGACAGCAGAGCATATCCATCATTAGAATAGCTCATATATTCTCCCGGAGCACCCAGCAGCTTATAGTTTCCTGCTGCCAAATAGTCCACGACCTGTTCGATCTTGTCCATCTTATTCGGTGCTGTTTTGAGCATATGACGATACCACGGGCTGTCCCTTTCGTTGCTGTTCATGGCGATGGACCATTCCAGCGGCGGAAGAGGCGGCAGGCCTGCCCGGTGCATGGCAATGGTTCTTAAGGTGACACATTCATCCGGTGTACCCGGCAGGTGAAGAGACGGAAAATACTTCGTAATCGGATCAGATAAATCCAATTTCCCTTCTGTCTGCAAGATACAGCAGGCGAGAGCTGTCATGGACTTGCTCATGGAAGCAATTCCAAACACCGTGTTCTCGTCTACTTCTATTTTTTTTTCAACATCCCGGTATCCGTATCCCTTTTGAAATAAGATTCCTTCCGGCCCACGAATAGAAACGGCTATGCCCGGATACGCTTTTTCGTAAAACAGTTTTTCTATATAATGATCCAAATTCGTATAATTTCTTTTCATGTTGTCCTTTCTCTGATATGTATACTCTTCTTATCGTTCTACTGAAAAAACAATGGATTTATTGTCTGTATCCATGGTACATTCAGCTCCCATAGGGAGAGTGACCATGGGAAAGCCATGACCGGACTGAATATTGTACATTACCGGGATATTCAGATCTTTTACAGCATCTTTAACGATGTCAACGATGGTATAGTTTTCCTGATCCGTATCACAGTTTGAGAATTGTCCCAGCAGAATGCCGGAAACACCTTTCAGCTTACCTGCATTGCGAAGCTGATAGATATTTCTGTCCATATTGCCAATGTGTTCTCCTACCTCTTCTACGAACAGAATTTTACCTTCTGTCTCCATCTCATAGGGGGTTCCGATGGATGTGCACATGACCGTCAGGTTCCCGCCTGTCAGAATTCCACATGCTTTTCCTGCTTTAGCCGTTTTGATCTCAAAGTCCTTGGGCGGCTGATACACATATTCTTTTTCAGCCGTCAGCGCATCAAAAAAGGCTTTTTCACTTTCCTTATCAAAATGCTCGATCATATTGGATCTCACCATAGGACCGTGAAAGGTCACCAGACCGCATTGCTGATTGAACAGCAAATGCAGGCTCGTCACATCGCTGTAACCGACAAAAATTTTAGGGTTGGCTTTTACGATATCTGGATCTACATATTCCATGATGCGATTTCCTCCATCGCCGCCGCGAATGCAGAATATAGCGTCCACTTCATCATCGGCAAACATCCTATTGATCCAGTTTCCCCGAACTTCTTCCTCGCCTGCCATGTATCCGCCTTTGGAAGCGGATAGGTTATCAGCAGATTTTACCCGATAACCAAGGTCCTGCAAGACCTTCTGACACTGTGCGACCTGCTCCGGAGAGACCGGAGAACTCGGTGCCACCAGACCGATCATCGCACCTTTTTTTAATGTTTTCGGATATTTCAAACTTTTTCACCTCTTTTTATAACTTAAGAAAGTACATCCCGATGCTTTTGCAGCAGGATGTACCTTTAGTTCTATCTGGAAGCTTTTATCATTCTGACAGGAACATACGGGCAACGGTTAGTTCCCAAATTGTTTTTGCCGTATATTCCACTGTATTGCTGTCCGTTTGTTTGGCTCCCGGATACCACGATGCTCTCCTGGCATGTTGATGTTCCTTAAAATTAATAACCATATGATACTCTTTTTCAACAGGCCTTAATCCAACGTTCGCTTTTAATGCTTTTTCAACGCCCGCTTCAATATTTTCGATGGCTTCTTCCGGATGAATATTCCATGAAGCGTTACCAATTCCTTTTTTCGTAGCCACGGTGATAATTTCCGGATGACTTTTTTTCGCCAACTGACACATTCCCTCGTCTCCCGAAAGGAAAACAGAAGGAACTTTATAATCTGTAGCCAAAAGTGCATTATATAAAAATTCCGAGGCCAATTCTCCGTTAATTTTTATATAGTTGAACCATTCATGCTCACCCGTATGAGCCAGCGAACTGGTATCCGTTCCTTCCGGAGAATGATACCCGATATAGACCACTGCGTCAAAGCTCTCGTCCAGACCGCCCATCATAGACGCCGGAGAGGACATCCAGCCTCTGATCAACTGAACACCTTTCGGCAGTTCTGTCATATCAATGTTCAATGCATCCTCGTGTCCATCCTTTACTACGACTTCATATCCCAGCTTCATGGCGGCTCTGCACGCTGCCGCTACCTCCAAGGTCATTTGCCGACAGGCAGCTTCATATCCTTGACCGCCGTATCTCGTTTCACCCCAACTGGTAACCCCAGTCACGCCTTCAATATCGGCACTGATAAATACTTTCATTTTTATACCCTATCCATCCTATAAGAATTCTTTTAAAGCAAAAACTTCTTTTCCTCGAATACCTTTTACATTCTCCGCATGATAGATGGAGCTGACAACAGCTTCCTCCACCACTTCTGCCGTTGCTTCAAAAATTTTGTCTATAGCGTCGTCATGGAACATCTTCGTTTCGATAATATTTTTTTCGCTGTAATGAGGCATAATATTTGTATTAGAGAACGCAACCGCAATATCTCCGCTGCCATTTCCAAGGAATGAACCGGTTCTGCATAAAGCAACAGTCGCTCTTTTTGCCACACGTCTGAGCTGTCTTTCATTAAGCGGCAGATCCGTTCCGATAATAATGATGACCGATCCCTTTTCCGCTTTGCTCTTTGGTACCTTCTCCGTGTCAATTCTTCTGCCGTCTATCATCAGATTTCCGGACATACCGAAGTTCGACATCAGAATCGCACCAATCGTATAATCCTTCCCGTCACAAGGTACGATTCGGGAAGCTGACCCGATTCCGCCTTTAATGCCCATACAGATCATGCCGCTTCCGGAACCTGCAACGCCTTCTTCAAACACATCACCGCAATTTTCAATGGCCTGCAATACATCTTCTTCCGTAACATGCATACCTCTGATATCGTTCAGTTCTCCGTCATTGCATTCTGTAACAACACAGTTTACAGTGCCTGTAGTCGTTCCGATATCTTCGTTTTCCTTCATCATATATTTTGTTACGGCATTTAAGGCTGTTCCTACACCAAAGGTATTGGTCATGATGATCGGCGTCTCAATATTTCCCAGTTCATCAATCTGCACCAGACCGGTACTTTTGCCGAAGCCGTTTATAACAGAAGTAGCGGCCAGCACCTTGTTTTTAAAAAGATTTCCCGTATGGGGCAGAATAGCCGTAACCCCCGTATGAATATCTTTTTCCTGATCAATTAGAGTGACATGCCCTACCTTTACACCGGGTACATCTGTAATAAGATTTCTTTCACCTTTTTTAAATTTGCAGCGAATGCTCACTTCGCAGTCTTTAGGTAAACCCATTTTACGCCTCCTCGTATTTATGCTTTCTTATGCTTTTTTATGCTTTATTTTTTTCTGCTTTTATTTTCTTATCGAATATAAAGTAAACGATAGCACCTGCAACCGGTACTACTAAACCAATTAAAGCGGTAACGGTATCTTCCATCAGGGTGTTCAGCATTAAGCCAAAGAACAGAAGAATGGAAATGATAACTGTGACCGGATAGCCCCAAGCTTTGTACGGACGTGCCAAGTTTGGATATCTCTTTCTGTAAACAATAACAGCCACTACGCAAAGTACGTTGAACAGCATTCCCGCAAATACGACCAAAGAGGTCAGCTGATCCAGATTTCTTAAAAGAACCAATATGCTGGAGATGATCGCCTGACCGATTAAAGCTGTTGTAGGAACATTGTACTTCGGGTGCAGCTTTCCATAGCTCTTGAAGAAATGTCCTTCTTTTGCCATGGCATAGTAGTTACGAGGGAAGGCAATGATCATTCCGTTTAAGGAACTGAACATGGCAATCAGCATGGTCGCCAGTACCAGACCTCCGCCTATGCCGCCGAATACACGTTTTGCTACCTCTGTTCCCAGATATAGATTTCCGTCTCCGATCATGTTTACGATTTCCGTATGCGGAAGAACCTTATAGATCGCAAAGTTGAATAAAGTATAGATGATTGTGATAGCACCGATACCAAGCAGTAATGCTCTTGGCAGGTTCTTAGCCGGATTTTTCATTTCTTCCGCAAGGGAATTCAAGTTGGTCCAGCCTTCATATGCCCATAAGGTGGCTACCGTAGCAAATGCGATCATACCGATGATGGCACTAAACCCTGCTTCTGTGCCATCCGCAGGAGCCAAAGTCAGATCTGGATGCTGCTGGCCTAAGAAAAGTGCCCCGCAAATAATGATAACAATTGGGATGATTTTTGCAACCATAGATACATTCTGTAAGATGGTTCCCCGTTTAATTCCCATGGAATTATACAAAGTCAGCAGAATAATCAATGCAATCGCGATTATCTTGATGGAAGCATCGGACAAATCCAGATAGCCTCTCAAGGCAGTCGGCAGTGCAATCGCCAATGCGGCAATAGAACCTGCACCGCTCAGCAGCCAGCTTGTAAAACCAAACATATACCCAACGACCGGATGATACGCTTCATCCAAATAAACAACCATACCACCTGATTTCGGACTGGATGCGCCTAATTCCGCAAAGCACAGTCCGCCAAGTAAGGATACGATACCTCCAACAATCCAGCATAACAGCGCTAAGCCCATGCTCATGTGAGTTCGTTCCAATACATATGAACCTAAATAAAAAATTCCTGAACCAATCATGATTCCGCCAATGATGCTCACACCGCCGAACAGACCGATTTCTTTTTTGAAACCAACTTCAGCAGGCGCACCTGAATTACCTTTTGAACTCATAATTATTCCTCCTTAAAAATGAATTTAGTCTGTGACCATGAATTGATTTTAGTCTATGACTATATTAATAGTAATAAGCAAAAATAGTGCCAATTTATAATTATTGAAAAATAAGAGTTTTTAAAGATTTCGCAAAAATATCCATCTCTATTAATCCTATTTAATCCCATTTATACCCTTTTATTTCAGAAATTTAAAGGGATTCCAATCGTATAAATCTGTCTTTTGGAACCTTTTTCATTGGGATAAACTTATTCATAGTATCCCAAATCCAGTCGGATATATGTCCAGTCCTTTCATATTCTCCCTTTTTATTGGTATAATAATTGCAATACTATAA
This region of Aminipila luticellarii genomic DNA includes:
- a CDS encoding aspartate ammonia-lyase encodes the protein MDYRFETDSVGEKKVPAEAYYGVQTLRAKENFNITGKKTPEVQIRTLAEIKKACAMANEKAGTLDKTIAEAIIKACDEILNGKFHDQFILDQIQGGAGTSTNMNANEVIANIALEILGKQKGEYQYCHPNDHVNESQSTNDVYPTSIKMSLYRTGLLLAEKLDELYRGLIDKSEEFYDVVKIGRTQLMDAVPITLGQEFHAYASAVERDKIRIQEAIKEMLTINMGATAIGTGINTTEYYAEHIVPTLSEVSGLPLKRCEDMVDGTQNIEGFSVVSSSLKTCAIGLSKMANDIRLMNSGPRAGLGEITIPAKQNGSSIMPGKINPVIPEVLNQCAFGVMGNDFTVTMACEAGQLELNAFEPVVFNRIFDSMTLLINGVDTFIHNCLEGIAANKERCEDLLNHSTGYVTALSPLIGYKKAAKIAKDFLKDGTPIMESALAYGITKSQLEQVLNVNRFTPKFDKK
- a CDS encoding LysR family transcriptional regulator, with translation MFAKKDLIYTIYKEKSFSKAAEALYISQPSLSAMVKKVEAKIGEPIFDRSTNPIQLTETGKKYMACCENIKKTEEAFLNYLNDTHELKTGSLSLGSNHLFMAHVLPKLIQIFVNRYPLITLNLIDSHSHDLEKKLLEGDLDLIIDNKELSSDMYEKFFLGTEFLLLAVPRKLEVNDRLKPYQLTYEDIQHNKHIHNEQILPTPLSCFADLPFVLMHEGNDTRTRADNIFLRQAVKPKILFELNQLATVYNLISIGLGISFISDTLIKRSPAMQDQLYFYQIDDPDTKRNVFFHSKKNRYVTKAMEEFIKISKEYSPLSSSAE
- a CDS encoding ABC transporter substrate-binding protein — translated: MKKKLLALSLIAALVVSMTACGGNGSGNDKAQKDGLSIVDSEWYGLDVFQLDSTASVQSLAAEALFQWDAETNTVVDNVCTDWQVSEDGKTATFNVPEGMKFSTGKQVEPEDVVASIEHGLKVSPYAEGYDNIQSMDVNGRQVTLHLSSFKSDMLYYLCSGFIVVIPKDELDSMNDKKLMWGCHPYGLYSLAENGYISGSEVKLVRNDGYKCANPLVENKGPAKFKTVSVHFNEEKFTATEELKNGTTDIIASLSTDDQRKDLEKSDSVVIKKTSYPNIDYFEMNTDSPVFSDINVRKALALSLDRESLAKAMNGIISPAYSIIYDSVQNFSPDAKDWFKTNLSNDPEKAKKLLDEAGWKDTNGDGIREKNGKDLAFTWYAWTNSTTIPEILAEQLKTVGFKMNIEAIDWNYVNQKIGDNKYDTGIEWLSWAEPILVLNNCYRDPNAPGNTEAYKSMVKDIASTIDTNERTKKIGDAQMHIFENVNLIPLYSEESFTAYNKNLKGMKILTDGVMLLNDITY
- a CDS encoding ABC transporter ATP-binding protein, translated to MEQNVMIKLDGLKKYFRIEKGLIKKQTTYVKAVDDITLDIHEGEIVGLVGESGSGKTTLARVILSLSKMTGGSILVDGINLSSATSKDMRKLHSEVAVVFQDPASNLNPRQTVESSIMRPMIIHGVSKAEARKKARDVLDMVKMDQRYLDSYPHQLSGGQLQRIAIARALALNPKVMILDEPTSALDVSVQAQILNLLLDLQEQLHLTYLIIAHDLNVIKYISDRIAVMYLGKLVECGPTKEIAKHPYTKALLDASPILDPKQRNNKKEVIKGDPGSLINLGGGCRFSDRCKYATEECKNEEPETVLVNKNHQIACFHPLDL
- a CDS encoding ABC transporter ATP-binding protein; translated protein: MSKELLKLEHLSIDYRVKDGYLSAVNDVSCTINKGEIFAIVGESGCGKSTVAHSIMNLLPGGNEEITGKIIFKGKDLRTCSEKQMEAIRGKEIGMIFQNPLDSLNPVYTVGSQVSEAIMLDKVDKREAWNRVVNLFRDVKMPDADERVNSFPHELSGGMRQRVMIAMMLSRNPELLIADEPTTALDVTIEAQILDIMKGLKEKYNTAIMLITHNFGLVAEIADRIGVMYAGEMVESGDVFEIFENPVHPYTRLLMQALPRKTKAEIRLQTIDGSVPRITEKKPGCRFANRCPYALEKCFQEDPPVVNIQGDHFCRCYLAGKDEKK
- a CDS encoding ABC transporter permease, whose translation is MSKKGKDTLYECWKNKNFMIGFVILLSAILVAIFANVIAPYDYTQQNVADRLTAPCAKYWFGTDDLGRDLFSKVIYGTRIALWVAFLGGILQLVIGVVVGLVCGFFGKWVDRVLSFMTDLTWCIPGTILALAVVTMLGKGLTNTVIAISLVAWASYARAVRSKTLSLRNMAFVETGKAFGETNAALMIRYILPNIIPSLIVMVSLNLPATILSTTTLSFLGLGSQPPSPDWGLAISMGLDYITTAPWLSLFPGIALVYITFGFNLMGEGLRDLLDPHMKSQ